The uncultured Desulfatiglans sp. DNA window GCAATAGTGCTTTTGTTTTTACCGTGGACGAGCAGGAGCACTTTCTGAGCATGGGATTCGATCCTCCAAGGCGCTGCCCATCCTGCCGGAAAAACAAGTTCAAGGAGTCTGAAATAAAATCCCGAAAGAACAATAAATACAAGAAAAA harbors:
- a CDS encoding conserved hypothetical protein (Evidence 4 : Unknown function but conserved in other organisms), with the protein product MQDKVLICIQCNSAFVFTVDEQEHFLSMGFDPPRRCPSCRKNKFKESEIKSRKNNKYKKKHFRIKYDEDLDD